A region from the Oryzias latipes chromosome 20, ASM223467v1 genome encodes:
- the scrib gene encoding protein scribble homolog isoform X6: MLKCIPLWRCNRHVESIDKRHCNLQTVPDEIFRYSRSLEELQLDFNQLKDLPKPFFRLLNLRRLGLSDNLLQKLPPDVSNFMQLVELDISRNEISEIPESIKFCRALEIADFSGNHLSRLPDGFTQLRALAHLTLNDVSLQTLPSDIGNLANLVTLELRENLLKSLPTSLSFLVKLEQLDLGNNELEVLPDTLGALPNLRELWLDRNQLSSLPPELGNLRRLVCLDVSENRLEELPSEVSGLLALTDLLLTQNMLEALPDSIGSLKQLSILKVDQNRLTHLTDSVGECENLTELVLTENFLQSLPSSLGKLKKLTNLNVDRNRLGSVPAELGGCASLNVLSLRDNRLDRLPAELADATELHVLDVAGNRLQNLPFALTNLNLKAMWLAENQSQPMLKFQTEDDERTGEKVLTCYLLPQQPSSSLENLQQNSVDDSWTDSNLNRVSVIQFQEETKAEEEEDEEAAAERRVSRSDISSGLLRRATPHPSQLKVMKKGMEDRRNEAYTPKTDEEESLDPQEKRLSDLSNQSHDSHSTLSATSHEDRRNAAPQRGDVVDGHAAQEDEEELDEMEVEYIEPTVHFAEEPIIRGGEEDDEDEGENGERSDEEDERPVYVAEKQRLIRKDTPHYKKHFKITKLPKPEAVAALLQGFNPDSLHPPPQPALEDEEDEDEEEEEESFGTPQPRRRAEDMEDSRHHINSSQVKGVSFDQVNNLLIEPARIEEEEHTLTIVRQTGGLGISIAGGKGSTPYKGDDEGIFISRVSEEGPAARAGVKVGDKLLEVNGVDLHEAEHHTAVEALRSSGATVSMTVLRERMVEPENAITTTPLRPEDDYFPRERRSSGLGFSVDASPPGQRQCFSTCLIRNDKGLGFSIAGGKGSTPYRTGDMGIYISRIAEGGAAHRDSTLRVGDRVISINGVDMTEARHDQAVALLTGTSPTITLLVERDPNAPAGSPGQNRARSHSPPPPEPSDSPDQEEDGFQGNHSGRMEDEYPIEEVTLVKSGGPLGLSIVGGSDHASHPFGINEPGVFISKVIPHGLACQSGLRVGDRILEVNSTDLRHATHQEAVRALLANKQEIRMLVRRDPSPPGMEEIFIQKQPGEKLGISIRGGAKGHAGNPFDPTDEGIFISKVSSTGAAARDGRLQVGMRILEVNNHSLLGMTHTEAVRVLRAVGDSLVVLVCDGFDPRKVAAVEASPGIIANPFATGIVRKNSIESISSIDRELSPEEMDILQKESEMVRETSQWEREEMEKVERMRLEREEATRLLEEETENISSGPLKLDYKTLAALPTTSLQKVNRFSHSVMEAPLQAESRVPLNPPSCGLRPGSSYPHGPQVATSDSGSSTSAFDSTVCLDQEEEEEEEECLVDSQPMCFKENPFLVANRRGKALPPGEQILSGPPVGYGRQGQLQPWLFNKAPSSDYTRTDSPVREAPYSPSFQPPSHHSSSSSLCAGRETRFANINFSPNAKDSPPSSTRPGAIQPVGRVRPGASPSTPDGHSPNPFQHDPSPFNSQTSPRAPSPTSPDEFPMNVKQAYKAFAAVPRSLAVLEPPQDPNGVRNNLHPKQPSPEPHNEVFDDDLDGQGGSPPRPSLSSEEYLNLAAVPRLSRLTQNRQSPSPGNKNSPEQRSFRDRQKYFEIDVNQQTPDKPKPRVSLVGEDDLKKMREEEERRFEQRAREYLMDDEDEDDEEEDLAKQVAQMKATGKVLLDGVEYKVEPVSSPPQHASPAPNYSFTPPSHLSGSGFSSFDAKAEPERNSPVDGFRLEQRPNSMAGLIPVYPGESAAPVRTAKAERRHNERLRMQSPELAVAPDKDLSPAEKRALEAEKRAMWRAARPLEEDVRQYEQDLAKRLYQARVRAAQGATPQPPTSSSEAPPQLRMKSLEQDALKAQMVIAKSRDSKKRGALDQLTESPSPAPTPSPTPMEDLKPRGFTSPGRLSPEMTENIQYIDSSSSPGNNANPEVEAPPPLPATSALEEMALYSSKRKLRQGRRSLETAVPT, translated from the exons ACTGCCGGATGGTTTCACTCAGCTGCGAGCTCTGGCTCACTTGACGCTCAACGATGTGTCTTTACAGACGTTGCCCAGCGATATTGGGAA TCTGGCCAATCTGGTGACGCTGGAGCTCAGGGAGAACCTTCTGAAGTCTCTACCCAC ATCTCTCTCATTTCTTGTGAAACTGGAACAGCTGGACCTCGGCAACAATGAACTGGAAGTTTTG CCCGACACCCTTGGCGCTCTCCCCAACCTGCGGGAGCTGTGGTTAGATCGAAATCAGTTgtcctccttgcctcca GAGCTGGGAAACCTCCGGCGGCTCGTGTGTCTGGATGTGTCGGAGAATCGTCTGGAGGAGCTTCCCTCAGAAGTCAGTGGCCTCCTGGCTCTGACCGACCTGCTGCTCACACAGAACATGCTGGAAGCCCTCCCCGACAGCATAG GTTCTCTGAAACAGCTTTCTATCCTCAAAGTGGACCAGAACAGGCTGACCCACCTGACCGACTCGGTCGGAGAGTGCGAAAACCTCACAGAACTCGTTCTCACCGAGAACTTTTTACAG TCTCTTCCGAGCTCTCTGGGAAAGCTGAAGAAGCTGACCAATCTGAATGTAGACCGAAACCGGCTGGGCAGTGTGCCTGCCGAGCTGGGCGGCTGTGCCAGCCTCAACGTGCTCTCTTTGAGGGACAACCGCCTGGACAGACTGCCTGCCGAGCTTGCAGATGCCACTGAGCTGCACGTGCTGGATGTGGCTGGAAACAG GTTGCAAAATTTGCCTTTTGCTCTGACAAACCTCAATCTGAAGGCCATGTGGCTCGCAGAGAACCAGTCCCAGCCCATGCTCAAGTTCCAGACGGAGGACGACGAGCGGACCGGAGAGAAGGTGCTGACCTGCTATTTATTGCCCCAGCAGCCATCATCCAGCCTTG AGAACCTGCAGCAGAACAGCGTGGATGACAGTTGGACAGACAGCAACCTGAACCGGGTGTCAGTCATTCAGTTCCAGGAAGAGACCAaggctgaggaagaggaggacgaggaggctGCAGCAGAGCGCAGAGTCAGCAGATCTGACATCTCTTCT GGCCTTCTGCGCAGAGCAACGCCGCACCCGAGTCAGCTGAAGGTGATGAAGAAGGGTATGGAGGACAGGAGGAACGAAGCCTACACACCTAAAACTGATGAAGAGGAATCGCTCGACCCTCAG GAGAAACGCCTCAGTGACCTTTCCAACCAGAGCCACGACTCTCACAGCACGCTGTCGGCCACCTCCCACGAGGACAGACGCAATGCCGCACCGCAGAGGGGCGACGTGGTGGATGGACACGCCGCTCAGGAGGACGAGGAAGAGCTGGATGAGATGGAGGTGGAGTACATCGAG CCAACTGTGCACTTTGCAGAAGAGCCCATCATCCGAGGTGGGGAGGAGGACGACGAAGACGAAGGAGAGAACGGCGAGAGGAGTGACGAAGAAGACGAGCGGCCGGTGTACGTCGCGGAGAAGCAGCGGCTGATCAGAAAGGACACGCCACACTACAAGAAGCACTTCAAAATCACCAAGCTGCCCAAACCCGAGGCTGtggctgcactgctgcagggGTTCAACCCCGACAGcctccaccccccaccacagCCAGCcctggaggatgaagaggacgaggatgaggaggaggaggaggagagcttCGGCACTCCTCAGCCTCGGCGGAGAGCggaggacatggaggacagCCGACATCACATCAACTCTAGTCAAGTGAAG GGGGTGTCATTTGATCAAGTCAATAATCTGCTGATTGAACCTGCTCGAATTGAGGAGGAAGAG CACACTCTGACCATCGTGCGGCAGACGGGCGGCCTCGGCATCAGCATCGCTGGAGGAAAAGGATCCACGCCTTACAAAGGAGATGATGAG GGAATCTTCATCTCCAGAGTGTCTGAGGAGGGTCCTGCGGCGAGGGCGGGGGTGAAAGTGGGAGACAAACTCCTGGAG GTAAACGGCGTAGACCTGCATGAAGCAGAGCACCACACTGCCGTGGAGGCTCTGCGGAGCTCCGGCGCCACCGTCTCCATGACAGTCCTGCGGGAGCGGATGGTGGAACCGGAGAACGCCATCACCACCACGCCGCTGAGACCCGAGGATGACTACTTCCCACGGGAGAGACGGAGCAGCGGGCTGGGCTTCAGCGTGGACGCCAGTCCACCTGGACAGCGGCAGTGCTTCTCCACCTGTCTGATCCGCAACGACAAGGGTCTGGGGTTCAGCATCGCCGGGGGGAAGGGCTCCACGCCATACCGCACGGGAGACATG GGAATCTACATCTCCCGGATAGCCGAGGGTGGAGCGGCACACAGGGACAGCACACTGCGAGTGGGCGACAGGGTGATCTCC ATCAATGGTGTAGACATGACAGAGGCCAGGCATGACCAGGCAGTAGCTCTGCTTACCGGCACCTCCCCCACCATTACACTACTGGTGGAGCGAGACCCGAATGCACCAGCGGGCTCTCCAGGTCAGAATCGGGCGCGCTCCCACTCACCTCCGCCTCCAGAGCCGTCAGATTCTCCGGACCAGGAGGAAGACGGCTTCCAGGGGAACCATTCGGGCCGGATGGAGGACGAGTACCCCATCGAG gaagtgaccctGGTGAAGTCGGGAGGCCCTCTGGGCCTGAGCATCGTCGGCGGCAGCGATCACGCCAGCCATCCTTTCGGCATAAACGAGCCCGGGGTCTTCATCTCAAAG GTCATTCCTCACGGTCTGGCGTGTCAGAGCGGACTGCGCGTTGGCGACAGGATATTGGAGGTGAACTCCACCGACCTGCGGCACGCCACACACCAGGAGGCCGTGCGCGCCCTGCTGGCCAACAAGCAGGAGATTCGGATGCTGGTGCGGAGGGACCCCTCGCCCCCTGGGATGGAGGAAATCTTCATCCAGAAGCAGCCAGGAGAGAAGCTCGGCATCAGCATTCGGGGGGGAGCCAAGGGGCACGCCGGAAACCCCTTCGACCCCACAGATGAGGGCATCTTTATTTCCAAG GTCAGCTCGACAGGAGCTGCAGCCAGAGACGGAAGACTGCAGGTCGGGATGCGGATCCTGGAGGTGAACAACCACAGCCTCCTGGGAATGACCCACACGGAGGCGGTGCGGGTCCTCCGGGCGGTCGGGGACTCTTTGGTTGTGCTGGTGTGTGACGGCTTCGACCCACGCAAGGTGGCTGCTGTGGAG GCGTCTCCTGGGATCATCGCAAACCCGTTTGCCACAGGAATCGTACGCAAGAACAGCATCGAGAGCATCTCCTCCATCGACCGGGAGCTGAGCCCAGAGGAGATGGACATTTTACAGAAG GAATCTGAGATGGTGAGAGAGACGTCACAGTGGGAGCGAGAAGAGATGGAGAAAGTG GAGCGAATGCGCTTGGAGCGCGAGGAGGCGACACGCCTGCTCGAGGAGGAGACGGAG AATATCAGCAGCGGACCTTTGAAGCTGGACTACAAAACGCTGGCTGCCCTGCCCACCACCAGCCTGCAGAAAGTCAACAGG TTCTCTCATTCTGTCATGGAGGCGCCGCTGCAGGCTGAGAGCAGAGTCCCCTTAAACCCCCCGAGCTGTGGCCTGCGGCCCGGCAGCAGTTATCCCCATGGACCCCAGGTAGCTACCAGTGACAGCGGCAGCTCCACGTCAGCTTTTGATTCAACAGTCTGTCTGgaccaggaggaggaagaggaggaggaggaatgcTTGGTGGACTCGCAGCCCATGTGCTTCAAAGAAAACCCCTTCTTAGTGGCTAATCGCAGGGGAAAGGCTCTTCCTCCCGGAGAGCAGATCCTGTCGGGGCCTCCTGTGGGCTACGGCCGGCAGGGCCAGCTGCAGCCCTGGCTGTTCAACAAG gCGCCCTCCTCCGATTACACCCGAACGGACAGCCCCGTCAGGGAGGCGCCGTACTCGCCCAGCTTCCAGCCG CCCAGCCACCACTCCTCCAGCAGCTCCCTGTGTGCAGGCAGGGAGACCCGCTTT GCAAACATTAATTTCTCCCCCAACGCCAAGGACAGCCCCCCGTCATCA ACTCGACCCGGCGCCATCCAGCCAGTGGGGCGCGTGCGGCCAGGCGCCTCCCCGTCCACGCCAGACGGACACAGCCCGAACCCATTCCAGcatgacccctcccccttcaactCCCAGACCTCT CCTCGCGCCCCCTCCCCCACTTCGCCCGATGAGTTTCCAATGAATGTCAAGCAGGCATACAAGGCGTTTGCCGCCGTGCCGCGCTCGCTGGCAGTGCTGGAGCCGCCGCAG GACCCGAACGGCGTGAGGAACAACCTCCACCCGAAGCAGCCCTCTCCAGAG CCCCACAACGAGGTGTTTGATGACGACTTGGATGGTCAGGGGGGCAGCCCCCCCCGGCCCTCCCTGTCTTCTGAGGAGTATTTGAACCTGGCAGCGGTGCCCCGCCTCTCCAGGCTGACCCAGAACCGGCAG AGTCCTTCGCCCGGCAACAAAAACAGCCCAGAGCAGCGCTCTTTCCGGGACAGGCAGAAATACTTTGAGATCGACGTGAATCAGCAGACTCCCGACAAACCCAAACCCAGAGTTTCCCTCGTCGGAGAGGACGACCTCAAGAAAATGAGAGAAGAAGAAG AGAGAAGATTTGAGCAGAGAGCAAGAGAATACCTGATGGACGACGAGGACGAAgacgatgaggaggaggacCTGGCCAAGCAGGTGGCGCAGATGAAAGCCACGGGGAAGGTGTTACTGGATGGAGTGGAATACAAGGTCGAGCCCGTTTCCTCGCCACCTCAGCACGCCTCCCCGGCACCAAACTACAGCTTTACCCCGCCAAGCCACCTCAGCGGCTCAGG GTTTTCCTCGTTCGACGCTAAGGCAGAGCCGGAGAGGAACTCGCCGGTGGACGGCTTCAGGCTGGAACAGAGGCCCAACTCTATGGCGGG TCTCATCCCAGTTTACCCCGGAGAGTCGGCGGCTCCCGTCCGCACGGCAAAGGCAGAACGGCGGCACAACGAGAGGCTCCGCATGCAGAGCCCCGAGCTGGCCGTGGCCCCCGACAAGGACCTGTCCCCCGCAGAGAAACGGGCTCTGGAGGCGGAGAAGAGGGCCATGTGGCGGGCGGCacg GCCCCTAGAGGAGGATGTTAGACAGTATGAGCAGGACCTGGCTAAAAGGCTCTATCAGGCCCGAGTGAGAGCCGCCCAGGGCGCGACCCCTCAGCCCCCCACTTCCTCCTCTGAAGCTCCTCCCCAGCTCAG AATGAAGTCTTTGGAGCAGGACGCGCTGAAGGCTCAGATGGTCATCGCCAAGTCGAGGGACAGCAAGAAGCGGGGGGCGCTAGACCAGCTGACCGAGTCCCCCTCCCCTGCCCCGACGCCCTCCCCCACACCTATGGAAG ATCTCAAACCTCGAGGGTTCACCTCACCGGGCAGACTG
- the scrib gene encoding protein scribble homolog isoform X11 → MLKCIPLWRCNRHVESIDKRHCNLQTVPDEIFRYSRSLEELQLDFNQLKDLPKPFFRLLNLRRLGLSDNLLQKLPPDVSNFMQLVELDISRNEISEIPESIKFCRALEIADFSGNHLSRLPDGFTQLRALAHLTLNDVSLQTLPSDIGNLANLVTLELRENLLKSLPTSLSFLVKLEQLDLGNNELEVLPDTLGALPNLRELWLDRNQLSSLPPELGNLRRLVCLDVSENRLEELPSEVSGLLALTDLLLTQNMLEALPDSIGSLKQLSILKVDQNRLTHLTDSVGECENLTELVLTENFLQSLPSSLGKLKKLTNLNVDRNRLGSVPAELGGCASLNVLSLRDNRLDRLPAELADATELHVLDVAGNRLQNLPFALTNLNLKAMWLAENQSQPMLKFQTEDDERTGEKVLTCYLLPQQPSSSLENLQQNSVDDSWTDSNLNRVSVIQFQEETKAEEEEDEEAAAERRVSRSDISSGLLRRATPHPSQLKVMKKGMEDRRNEAYTPKTDEEESLDPQEKRLSDLSNQSHDSHSTLSATSHEDRRNAAPQRGDVVDGHAAQEDEEELDEMEVEYIEPTVHFAEEPIIRGGEEDDEDEGENGERSDEEDERPVYVAEKQRLIRKDTPHYKKHFKITKLPKPEAVAALLQGFNPDSLHPPPQPALEDEEDEDEEEEEESFGTPQPRRRAEDMEDSRHHINSSQVKGVSFDQVNNLLIEPARIEEEEHTLTIVRQTGGLGISIAGGKGSTPYKGDDEGIFISRVSEEGPAARAGVKVGDKLLEVNGVDLHEAEHHTAVEALRSSGATVSMTVLRERMVEPENAITTTPLRPEDDYFPRERRSSGLGFSVDASPPGQRQCFSTCLIRNDKGLGFSIAGGKGSTPYRTGDMGIYISRIAEGGAAHRDSTLRVGDRVISINGVDMTEARHDQAVALLTGTSPTITLLVERDPNAPAGSPGQNRARSHSPPPPEPSDSPDQEEDGFQGNHSGRMEDEYPIEEVTLVKSGGPLGLSIVGGSDHASHPFGINEPGVFISKVIPHGLACQSGLRVGDRILEVNSTDLRHATHQEAVRALLANKQEIRMLVRRDPSPPGMEEIFIQKQPGEKLGISIRGGAKGHAGNPFDPTDEGIFISKVSSTGAAARDGRLQVGMRILEVNNHSLLGMTHTEAVRVLRAVGDSLVVLVCDGFDPRKVAAVEASPGIIANPFATGIVRKNSIESISSIDRELSPEEMDILQKESEMVRETSQWEREEMEKVERMRLEREEATRLLEEETENISSGPLKLDYKTLAALPTTSLQKVNRFSHSVMEAPLQAESRVPLNPPSCGLRPGSSYPHGPQVATSDSGSSTSAFDSTVCLDQEEEEEEEECLVDSQPMCFKENPFLVANRRGKALPPGEQILSGPPVGYGRQGQLQPWLFNKAPSSDYTRTDSPVREAPYSPSFQPPSHHSSSSSLCAGRETRFANINFSPNAKDSPPSSTRPGAIQPVGRVRPGASPSTPDGHSPNPFQHDPSPFNSQTSPRAPSPTSPDEFPMNVKQAYKAFAAVPRSLAVLEPPQDPNGVRNNLHPKQPSPESPSPGNKNSPEQRSFRDRQKYFEIDVNQQTPDKPKPRVSLVGEDDLKKMREEEERRFEQRAREYLMDDEDEDDEEEDLAKQVAQMKATGKVLLDGVEYKVEPVSSPPQHASPAPNYSFTPPSHLSGSGFSSFDAKAEPERNSPVDGFRLEQRPNSMAGLIPVYPGESAAPVRTAKAERRHNERLRMQSPELAVAPDKDLSPAEKRALEAEKRAMWRAARPLEEDVRQYEQDLAKRLYQARVRAAQGATPQPPTSSSEAPPQLRMKSLEQDALKAQMVIAKSRDSKKRGALDQLTESPSPAPTPSPTPMEDLKPRGFTSPGRLSAPIKKFDYRQFAAIPSSKPVYDIQSPEMTENIQYIDSSSSPGNNANPEVEAPPPLPATSALEEMALYSSKRKLRQGRRSLETAVPT, encoded by the exons ACTGCCGGATGGTTTCACTCAGCTGCGAGCTCTGGCTCACTTGACGCTCAACGATGTGTCTTTACAGACGTTGCCCAGCGATATTGGGAA TCTGGCCAATCTGGTGACGCTGGAGCTCAGGGAGAACCTTCTGAAGTCTCTACCCAC ATCTCTCTCATTTCTTGTGAAACTGGAACAGCTGGACCTCGGCAACAATGAACTGGAAGTTTTG CCCGACACCCTTGGCGCTCTCCCCAACCTGCGGGAGCTGTGGTTAGATCGAAATCAGTTgtcctccttgcctcca GAGCTGGGAAACCTCCGGCGGCTCGTGTGTCTGGATGTGTCGGAGAATCGTCTGGAGGAGCTTCCCTCAGAAGTCAGTGGCCTCCTGGCTCTGACCGACCTGCTGCTCACACAGAACATGCTGGAAGCCCTCCCCGACAGCATAG GTTCTCTGAAACAGCTTTCTATCCTCAAAGTGGACCAGAACAGGCTGACCCACCTGACCGACTCGGTCGGAGAGTGCGAAAACCTCACAGAACTCGTTCTCACCGAGAACTTTTTACAG TCTCTTCCGAGCTCTCTGGGAAAGCTGAAGAAGCTGACCAATCTGAATGTAGACCGAAACCGGCTGGGCAGTGTGCCTGCCGAGCTGGGCGGCTGTGCCAGCCTCAACGTGCTCTCTTTGAGGGACAACCGCCTGGACAGACTGCCTGCCGAGCTTGCAGATGCCACTGAGCTGCACGTGCTGGATGTGGCTGGAAACAG GTTGCAAAATTTGCCTTTTGCTCTGACAAACCTCAATCTGAAGGCCATGTGGCTCGCAGAGAACCAGTCCCAGCCCATGCTCAAGTTCCAGACGGAGGACGACGAGCGGACCGGAGAGAAGGTGCTGACCTGCTATTTATTGCCCCAGCAGCCATCATCCAGCCTTG AGAACCTGCAGCAGAACAGCGTGGATGACAGTTGGACAGACAGCAACCTGAACCGGGTGTCAGTCATTCAGTTCCAGGAAGAGACCAaggctgaggaagaggaggacgaggaggctGCAGCAGAGCGCAGAGTCAGCAGATCTGACATCTCTTCT GGCCTTCTGCGCAGAGCAACGCCGCACCCGAGTCAGCTGAAGGTGATGAAGAAGGGTATGGAGGACAGGAGGAACGAAGCCTACACACCTAAAACTGATGAAGAGGAATCGCTCGACCCTCAG GAGAAACGCCTCAGTGACCTTTCCAACCAGAGCCACGACTCTCACAGCACGCTGTCGGCCACCTCCCACGAGGACAGACGCAATGCCGCACCGCAGAGGGGCGACGTGGTGGATGGACACGCCGCTCAGGAGGACGAGGAAGAGCTGGATGAGATGGAGGTGGAGTACATCGAG CCAACTGTGCACTTTGCAGAAGAGCCCATCATCCGAGGTGGGGAGGAGGACGACGAAGACGAAGGAGAGAACGGCGAGAGGAGTGACGAAGAAGACGAGCGGCCGGTGTACGTCGCGGAGAAGCAGCGGCTGATCAGAAAGGACACGCCACACTACAAGAAGCACTTCAAAATCACCAAGCTGCCCAAACCCGAGGCTGtggctgcactgctgcagggGTTCAACCCCGACAGcctccaccccccaccacagCCAGCcctggaggatgaagaggacgaggatgaggaggaggaggaggagagcttCGGCACTCCTCAGCCTCGGCGGAGAGCggaggacatggaggacagCCGACATCACATCAACTCTAGTCAAGTGAAG GGGGTGTCATTTGATCAAGTCAATAATCTGCTGATTGAACCTGCTCGAATTGAGGAGGAAGAG CACACTCTGACCATCGTGCGGCAGACGGGCGGCCTCGGCATCAGCATCGCTGGAGGAAAAGGATCCACGCCTTACAAAGGAGATGATGAG GGAATCTTCATCTCCAGAGTGTCTGAGGAGGGTCCTGCGGCGAGGGCGGGGGTGAAAGTGGGAGACAAACTCCTGGAG GTAAACGGCGTAGACCTGCATGAAGCAGAGCACCACACTGCCGTGGAGGCTCTGCGGAGCTCCGGCGCCACCGTCTCCATGACAGTCCTGCGGGAGCGGATGGTGGAACCGGAGAACGCCATCACCACCACGCCGCTGAGACCCGAGGATGACTACTTCCCACGGGAGAGACGGAGCAGCGGGCTGGGCTTCAGCGTGGACGCCAGTCCACCTGGACAGCGGCAGTGCTTCTCCACCTGTCTGATCCGCAACGACAAGGGTCTGGGGTTCAGCATCGCCGGGGGGAAGGGCTCCACGCCATACCGCACGGGAGACATG GGAATCTACATCTCCCGGATAGCCGAGGGTGGAGCGGCACACAGGGACAGCACACTGCGAGTGGGCGACAGGGTGATCTCC ATCAATGGTGTAGACATGACAGAGGCCAGGCATGACCAGGCAGTAGCTCTGCTTACCGGCACCTCCCCCACCATTACACTACTGGTGGAGCGAGACCCGAATGCACCAGCGGGCTCTCCAGGTCAGAATCGGGCGCGCTCCCACTCACCTCCGCCTCCAGAGCCGTCAGATTCTCCGGACCAGGAGGAAGACGGCTTCCAGGGGAACCATTCGGGCCGGATGGAGGACGAGTACCCCATCGAG gaagtgaccctGGTGAAGTCGGGAGGCCCTCTGGGCCTGAGCATCGTCGGCGGCAGCGATCACGCCAGCCATCCTTTCGGCATAAACGAGCCCGGGGTCTTCATCTCAAAG GTCATTCCTCACGGTCTGGCGTGTCAGAGCGGACTGCGCGTTGGCGACAGGATATTGGAGGTGAACTCCACCGACCTGCGGCACGCCACACACCAGGAGGCCGTGCGCGCCCTGCTGGCCAACAAGCAGGAGATTCGGATGCTGGTGCGGAGGGACCCCTCGCCCCCTGGGATGGAGGAAATCTTCATCCAGAAGCAGCCAGGAGAGAAGCTCGGCATCAGCATTCGGGGGGGAGCCAAGGGGCACGCCGGAAACCCCTTCGACCCCACAGATGAGGGCATCTTTATTTCCAAG GTCAGCTCGACAGGAGCTGCAGCCAGAGACGGAAGACTGCAGGTCGGGATGCGGATCCTGGAGGTGAACAACCACAGCCTCCTGGGAATGACCCACACGGAGGCGGTGCGGGTCCTCCGGGCGGTCGGGGACTCTTTGGTTGTGCTGGTGTGTGACGGCTTCGACCCACGCAAGGTGGCTGCTGTGGAG GCGTCTCCTGGGATCATCGCAAACCCGTTTGCCACAGGAATCGTACGCAAGAACAGCATCGAGAGCATCTCCTCCATCGACCGGGAGCTGAGCCCAGAGGAGATGGACATTTTACAGAAG GAATCTGAGATGGTGAGAGAGACGTCACAGTGGGAGCGAGAAGAGATGGAGAAAGTG GAGCGAATGCGCTTGGAGCGCGAGGAGGCGACACGCCTGCTCGAGGAGGAGACGGAG AATATCAGCAGCGGACCTTTGAAGCTGGACTACAAAACGCTGGCTGCCCTGCCCACCACCAGCCTGCAGAAAGTCAACAGG TTCTCTCATTCTGTCATGGAGGCGCCGCTGCAGGCTGAGAGCAGAGTCCCCTTAAACCCCCCGAGCTGTGGCCTGCGGCCCGGCAGCAGTTATCCCCATGGACCCCAGGTAGCTACCAGTGACAGCGGCAGCTCCACGTCAGCTTTTGATTCAACAGTCTGTCTGgaccaggaggaggaagaggaggaggaggaatgcTTGGTGGACTCGCAGCCCATGTGCTTCAAAGAAAACCCCTTCTTAGTGGCTAATCGCAGGGGAAAGGCTCTTCCTCCCGGAGAGCAGATCCTGTCGGGGCCTCCTGTGGGCTACGGCCGGCAGGGCCAGCTGCAGCCCTGGCTGTTCAACAAG gCGCCCTCCTCCGATTACACCCGAACGGACAGCCCCGTCAGGGAGGCGCCGTACTCGCCCAGCTTCCAGCCG CCCAGCCACCACTCCTCCAGCAGCTCCCTGTGTGCAGGCAGGGAGACCCGCTTT GCAAACATTAATTTCTCCCCCAACGCCAAGGACAGCCCCCCGTCATCA ACTCGACCCGGCGCCATCCAGCCAGTGGGGCGCGTGCGGCCAGGCGCCTCCCCGTCCACGCCAGACGGACACAGCCCGAACCCATTCCAGcatgacccctcccccttcaactCCCAGACCTCT CCTCGCGCCCCCTCCCCCACTTCGCCCGATGAGTTTCCAATGAATGTCAAGCAGGCATACAAGGCGTTTGCCGCCGTGCCGCGCTCGCTGGCAGTGCTGGAGCCGCCGCAG GACCCGAACGGCGTGAGGAACAACCTCCACCCGAAGCAGCCCTCTCCAGAG AGTCCTTCGCCCGGCAACAAAAACAGCCCAGAGCAGCGCTCTTTCCGGGACAGGCAGAAATACTTTGAGATCGACGTGAATCAGCAGACTCCCGACAAACCCAAACCCAGAGTTTCCCTCGTCGGAGAGGACGACCTCAAGAAAATGAGAGAAGAAGAAG AGAGAAGATTTGAGCAGAGAGCAAGAGAATACCTGATGGACGACGAGGACGAAgacgatgaggaggaggacCTGGCCAAGCAGGTGGCGCAGATGAAAGCCACGGGGAAGGTGTTACTGGATGGAGTGGAATACAAGGTCGAGCCCGTTTCCTCGCCACCTCAGCACGCCTCCCCGGCACCAAACTACAGCTTTACCCCGCCAAGCCACCTCAGCGGCTCAGG GTTTTCCTCGTTCGACGCTAAGGCAGAGCCGGAGAGGAACTCGCCGGTGGACGGCTTCAGGCTGGAACAGAGGCCCAACTCTATGGCGGG TCTCATCCCAGTTTACCCCGGAGAGTCGGCGGCTCCCGTCCGCACGGCAAAGGCAGAACGGCGGCACAACGAGAGGCTCCGCATGCAGAGCCCCGAGCTGGCCGTGGCCCCCGACAAGGACCTGTCCCCCGCAGAGAAACGGGCTCTGGAGGCGGAGAAGAGGGCCATGTGGCGGGCGGCacg GCCCCTAGAGGAGGATGTTAGACAGTATGAGCAGGACCTGGCTAAAAGGCTCTATCAGGCCCGAGTGAGAGCCGCCCAGGGCGCGACCCCTCAGCCCCCCACTTCCTCCTCTGAAGCTCCTCCCCAGCTCAG AATGAAGTCTTTGGAGCAGGACGCGCTGAAGGCTCAGATGGTCATCGCCAAGTCGAGGGACAGCAAGAAGCGGGGGGCGCTAGACCAGCTGACCGAGTCCCCCTCCCCTGCCCCGACGCCCTCCCCCACACCTATGGAAG ATCTCAAACCTCGAGGGTTCACCTCACCGGGCAGACTG TCCGCGCCAATCAAGAAGTTTGACTACCGACAGTTTGCCGCCATTCCTTCTTCCAAACCCGTTTACGACATCCAG